In the genome of Raphanus sativus cultivar WK10039 chromosome 9, ASM80110v3, whole genome shotgun sequence, the window ATTGAAAAGACATTTCGTTTGTGAGATTATGAACAAACTAATAGATGTCGTAAAAGCTAACAGATCTggtacaaaaatatttaatttattaaatttggttGATTTTCAGGTGTAAACGAGCTTTAGGTTGTGTGGCCTCAAGCATCAACACCAAACTATTGATTTGTAATTTGGTTATTTGTGATTCCTTGAACCAAACTATTCTTATTCTTTCAACCTCTGCCTTTTTCTGAGCTAAAACCTTATTTGTGGCATTTTTCAGATTTATAGAAACTTTTGTAGAAAGAACGCTGAGGTGAGAACATCTAGCTCCCATTGCACCATCTACACTCAGTGAGAGTACACTTTCCCCtgcaaaatttatctttttgaaCTAAGCtctcaagaaaaagaaaaatacacaaTGCAACTCATTGGTATGATTCACTTCTGTAcataatttctctttttttttatctgtggattcaaatttctttttttttgtaaagccAAGAACCTGATCGTAGCTTTTTTGGTTCCTTAGCAGTGATTCGGCGATTTACGCTCTCAGCACTTTCGTCAGCGAAACTGGAGCCGGAAACCATATTCTTGGAGCTCTCTTTGTTGATCTCGAGCCCATTGTTATTGATGAAGTCTGTACCAAAACTTACTGGCAGCTTTTCCATCCTGAATAGTTTCGGAAACAATTTTGTCAATGATGAGAAAACAAtttccttctctctttcttcttacTGCTTCTTCAAATGGTGATTAGAAGTTACATAGTTGCAGTTGGAATGGAGATTGTGGACCTTAGACTTGACAGTGTGAGAACTTTCTGACAACTGTACATGCTTACGAGGGTAATTGGTCTTTAATGCTGTTGGTGGATTAACTGGTTCTGGTTTGGGATCTATGCTGGAAATAAGTCTAAACTTGGATCCACCATATATCCTTCTCCTCGGGTATCTTTCCAAGAAAATGAAACACATTACTAATTTCGTGAAATTGGAGTCTTCCCAAAAGCTTGGTTTGGTGCATTACCTTTTGGTTTCAGGTTTCTATTACTGTTATAGGAGTATTACAAGTTACAACAGTGTTCTCTTGCCAcattctttacttttttttattgctAAAACATTCACATTCTCTACTTCAACGAAACAAAGCCACAAGTTCGTGGTGACATGCATTTTTGCTAAGGTTTAGAACGATTAAAATACAAGGCAGCTCGGTGAATAGACTCATATCGTTAAAAGCAGAGAGTATATTCATGAAattctattaaatatttattaggaAAAAATCCCTTAATATCCCCAAGTAACAAACAGCTATGGTGCAATTAcgaacaattattttttttttaatgtaattttttgtaattttatctCAAATGGAACACTAAAAATGACACTACCCCCACTAAATTTGATTTAGAATGTAACATTAtgagtttaacaaaaaaaagactgTAACATTAtgcaaaacatttttattttataatatagttaaagttgtattactaattaatattaacaCTTGATTAATATTTCACACATAACTCAagaaattatacaaaaaaatattaacatagatCATAGATAAattatatcccgcccgtagggcgggtcgaTCCTAGTTTGGAATAAAATAATCTTTTGAAGTATCGAGTACTAAAAATGGAGATATATGGCATGTGTTTATGTTTTGATGTTCTTAGGCAAAGCCAATGAACCAGTGGCTTTGGCCGCTTTATTATAACAACAATTTTGGCaacaaatttaaattcaaaagttttttttttttttttgctaaataaatTCAAAAGTTTCCTCTGGTGTAGtggtaaattttaaagttacTATCTTTCTTTGTCCCCAACCtagatttgttttttcttaaatgcTTCTAGTTTAAGATTTTCTAGGATCGGCTCTGGATGTTCTGCACGTTGATGTCATATTTTCTTAGCATCACACTCTGTTATTTATATGACTGAAAcaatttctttcaaaatttgtatttttactataaagatctttttagtattttcaaaaatctaTTGTTAGTAAACCAAAAGAGTAGATGGTTCAAACAAATTAAACAGCTTCGTGTGGAACTATCATTTTAAAACTAAGGAGAGGTGGGAGGCATGACTTAAAGAAAGAGTCCCGAAAACTGTCATCTTAAGTAGATGGTTcataagttacaaaaaaaagtagatGGTTCAAACCAGGTATGGGAATTTTGGATATCATGTTAGTTCAATTCGGTTTGGATATCTCGGGTATCGGATAATTCAGTTAGAGATTTAGAGGATCTATTTACTACATGACttatttttggttcggttcggtctGGTTTAGATAGTTTCAGGTCTGATTCGGATAGTAAAAGTAGGAGCCGGaaaatattctgaaaattttggttCTCATTTGGGTCAGGTTCGGTTATTTTGAGTAGTTCGATAATTTGGATTAAATATAGGATATTTTGgctaaaatatcatatatttcagatgattttgataaaaaaaatagatattttgtattactttgaatattttggataaaaatatttggatatttttggatatttttcgGATAATTTAGATACTTtgtaataatttagtttttttaaataatgtatgatattttaatagatctctaaattatatatatttagttatgttatatgaatatataattaatattttatatgttcaGGTATCTATTAGATTCTCGGTTTAATtctagtttggtttggttattctgaatatagaaatatatgtaCCATATTTAGATATTTGGGGTTTTAGTCCGGTTCTTTGGATATTCTGATACAGAAATATATGTACCATATTCATATTCTGATACAGAAATATATGTACCATATACAGAAATATACGTACACATGCCCAGCTTAAAATACAATTGAGCTTTATGCTATGATAAAATATTCCTAAACTAATTTGAATAATTGTGAAAACTGACTCttaatttataagaattttcaaatttaaaacccTAAATAGTAAAGAAATTCTAGGTACATAAATAAAACAGATGACATATAATTGCTTATTTTAATCAGTCCAGGAAAATAcataattacaaaattttaaaacgatGCTCCACAAACGAGTAAGAAGATGATCTCGGTCGAAACCCCACAGACCCATTATCTTGGGTGGGGATCACAATCTCtacttttgttatattattatctCACCAATTCccataaatgtttttaattcaATTGTTTGTTAATCATTATAATATCTTATACTATTAATATACGTCATAAATTCGTATCGGGTATTCACTAATCCTTATTAAAGTAAAATCAAATCCCCTTTTATGGAATTATACATCGAAGATCCTCCCCcgtaataattttcaaaagacaacaaataaatatatataatatcccATAAAAGAAAGCAGACTTTTCACAAAACCGGTAATAGCAGGTGTAATTATCGTCACTTACGGGCCAAAAGCGTGACTGGACACCggcaaacaaatcaaaatacaataaattaGTAGTATcttttactattattttcttaaagtCATGCAatgcaacatctctctctcctcctcctcagaCAAAAAGGCTTTCCACTTCCTATGGACTCACAAAATGTACACATACATTCTATGCTTATATAGCTTATATCTATAGATGGACAAAGGCTTTAAACTCCTTTTAAATAGCTTGAACAAAAAGCAAAgcaattctcttttttttctgtctgCATATTAGAAGAAAACCACAAACagacatttcttcttcttctctgttttccAGCTTTTGTCTTTGGAGTTTGGTTTCTGGAGAAGACAAAAGTTTCACACTTTTTAAGAGTTCGAGACCCATTATCCATAAGTACTCTATAAGTGGAGAtcattcataaataatttaagaAGTCTTCTCGAGTCTTGTGAGCCTTGGATTCTTGATTTGGTGATGATGGATATGGAGGTTAAGCAGATATTGAAGAGTCTATGTTTCAGATATGGATGGTCTTATGCTGTCTATTGGTGCTATGACCCCATAAATCCAATGTAACTTCTCCCTCTTTTGCATGCTTCTTTCTTGAAATAGATTTTCcataaaactatttttcatttttatcttaTTGATTTATGGTTAGGCTAAAATTGCATCTTGCTAAGGTTCATATTTCATTTTGCATGCTTTGAGATTTTACCGTGAATTGATTTTCTTGGATGGAAAATTATGGATTTCATTTTCAGGTTACTGAGAGTTGAAGATGCACACAATGATGAACAATCATCAGCCTCATTCGTTGATGATATGATTCTCCAGACTCATGTCTTAGGCCAAAGGTACGAATCtcaaatatttattcatatataaatgtatCGGTATATTTATGTATCTTCATTagtctatttatatattatactcCAGCATCGTGGGTGAAGCTGCTTTAACCGGTAACTACCAATGGCTGTTCTCAGACACACTTGTTCAGGTTTTGTTCACCTtcttcacatttttttttccttgatgTATGATTCTTTGTCCAAATATTATGAAGAATAAGGATTATTGATATTTATCTTGGTTTGAATATTCTTCTGCAGTGTGAGCATGAGTTTCAGAATCAGTTTCTCTCTGGCTTTAAGGTAAATTGAATTGTGTCAGAGTTTAAGGATCCATATGATGTATTTGGAATCAGATTCTTATATATAAGTGTTAAATTTTTACAGAGTGTCGCAATCATTCCAATAGGATCAAGCGGCGTTGTTCAGTTAGGGTCTACTCAAAAGGTTtgcatataaaaataataacaaatgtGATCcaatgaaatttatatttcttgCTGTGGAAGTCAAAGGACtaattagtgtttttttgtaactatcTTGAGATTGTTGAGAGCCCAGAGATGTTGGAAGAAACAGAAAGAGCTCTGCTGGAGAAGCATTCTTCGAAACTCAAGGATCAGTCCGTGGATCTTGATAGTTTGTTCGAGTCTCTAGTACCACTTGTAGACTGTGAGATTGTCCCTGAATCTTATCAAGGACTCAGCTTCGATGACATCTTCACCGAAGAAGACACTAATCCTCCTTCTTTGCTCAGCAGCCCTATCTTCGATAAACCAACCTCTGAAGCCCCCCTAAAACCTTCTTCTTCAGACATTAACGGAGATGATGATACCGTGTTCGACATTCTCAACTCTTACTCTTTGGACGATCTTTACCAGTTGCTCGGTGATTCACCAGAAGAACAGAACTGCTCATCAGGAGGTGATCATCACTCCATGTTGATCCAAGGAAACGACAAGGATCTTTTAGACATGTTGGGGATCCATTCCCATGATTCTCCGTCTCTGGATATGCCGAAAAAGGGACTATTCTCTGAGCTCATAAGCACTAGCCTTAGCAACAGCACTAGTTGTCTCACGAATGTGCAAGAAGACTCTTACTCCGGCCTGAATCATAGCAAAAGACGGAAACTCGAAACATCGACTAGCTCAAGCTTCTTCATGACTCAGGCGGAGACACTAGCACCTCTTAATCCTCCCCTGTGGATTGATGAAGACGTTGCGGGGAAATGGAAGAaccatcaagaagaagaaggagtgaagaagaaaaaaagagcaaagggaggagaaagCACGAAGCCGAGGCCTAAAGACAGGCAGATGATACAAGACCGTATCAAGGAGCTACGAGGGATGATTCCAAATGGAGCAAAGGTaaagaaaaaacacacacacatcttAATTAACCAAATGATTAGAGATTAGCAGCATTGAGATCACCAATGAATTTGAATCTTTCTTGTTTGTGAACAGTGTAGCATTGATACGCTGCTTGATTTGACGATAAAACACATGGTCTTCATGCAAAGCATCGCCAAGTACGCTGACAAACTCAAACAACCATACGAGCCTAAGGTGAGTCACTTCAAATGTTGAAACAAATCTactatttctctttttttttgtgcaaaccatcattatattaaataaagaaaCATAGTCTCTCACTCCAAAAGGGATGAGTCAAACAAAtctatatttttgttcttcttctgatgATTGAATTGGCAATGTATATGGCAGCTGgtgaaggagaaggagagaaCATGGGCGTTGGAAGTTGGGGATGATGATGAGTCGGTGGTATGTCCAATCATCGTGGAGGATTTGAAACCGCAAGGACAAATGCAGATAGAGATGGTGTGCCAGGAAAATGGGGATGAGTTTCTTGAGATTGCAAATGTGGTGAGAGGTCTAGGATTGAACATACTGAAAGGAGTGATGGAAACAAGGCATGGAAAGATATGGGCACACTTGATCGTTGAGGCAAAGCCACACATCACAAGGCTTCAACTCTTTTACTCACTTGTGCACCTCGTTCACTCCTCTTCTTCCCAATCCCACCACCAAATATGACGACTTATAATAGGACTCACTTACTATTCAttatgtatgctttggttaaTTTCTTACATCTGATTTTTATGATTGGTGGATGGCAAAGAAAGATGTTGATAGTTTAGTAGTTCCCTCTCAAAGCGTTTTTACTATATAGGAAACATGAAGTGCAGGTTTTTTTGGGCTTTAAAGCAATGATTTGAGTGTGTGTGAGTAAGACAAAGGCCCGAAGCCATAGACATAATAAAGAAGACCCGTTAATTGTTTGATCTAGGCAAGTCATTACAGCTTTAAGAAGAAGAATACAATGAACTTGTGGACATTTATTCTTTGGCATGTGCATGTTGGAGATGTCCATAGAGTAAATGCAGAAACACCTCGGTTAAGTCTGGTCGTTTTGATTCCCCACTTATGGTAGCCACCGGATTTGGGTTATGCTAGTTGTTGCTTTCTTTCAAAGTTTTCATTTCTCGCCGCTTTGGTTtatgtaaacaaaaaatgattaaTCTAGTGGAGGATGGCAAAACTATGAAACACTGTCCAAACCTTTAtaactttgaaattttaaaaacaaattaaataaatctgACTAAAATTACACTAAAATTACAAATTCATGGTGGACCGCTGTCCTACCCACACTCCATGTAAATCCGTCACTGGATTAATCATTAATAGTTTTGTTGCAGGATTTGACATTTTATCCGTAAATTTCGATCCGCttgcattttatccgttaattCTGTT includes:
- the LOC108824284 gene encoding transcription factor bHLH157 — protein: MMDMEVKQILKSLCFRYGWSYAVYWCYDPINPMLLRVEDAHNDEQSSASFVDDMILQTHVLGQSIVGEAALTGNYQWLFSDTLVQCEHEFQNQFLSGFKSVAIIPIGSSGVVQLGSTQKIVESPEMLEETERALLEKHSSKLKDQSVDLDSLFESLVPLVDCEIVPESYQGLSFDDIFTEEDTNPPSLLSSPIFDKPTSEAPLKPSSSDINGDDDTVFDILNSYSLDDLYQLLGDSPEEQNCSSGGDHHSMLIQGNDKDLLDMLGIHSHDSPSLDMPKKGLFSELISTSLSNSTSCLTNVQEDSYSGLNHSKRRKLETSTSSSFFMTQAETLAPLNPPLWIDEDVAGKWKNHQEEEGVKKKKRAKGGESTKPRPKDRQMIQDRIKELRGMIPNGAKCSIDTLLDLTIKHMVFMQSIAKYADKLKQPYEPKLVKEKERTWALEVGDDDESVVCPIIVEDLKPQGQMQIEMVCQENGDEFLEIANVVRGLGLNILKGVMETRHGKIWAHLIVEAKPHITRLQLFYSLVHLVHSSSSQSHHQI